The following are from one region of the Nostoc cf. commune SO-36 genome:
- a CDS encoding ABC transporter ATP-binding protein: MSHSISEANSSIVLEARALTRRFGGLVAVNNVSFSVNKHEIFGLIGPNGAGKTTLFNLITAFIPLSSGKLIYQGAEVSQLRPHQIAALGIARTFQNIRLFGELSALENVIIARHLHTKSNMITGVLGLPPAPSEELKTKHKALDLLDLVGLSDRAHEKAKNFAYGDQRRLEIARALALQPQILLLDEPAAGMNPNEKQQLSEFIRSLRDRFNLTIILIEHHVPLVMGLCDRIAVLDFGQLIALGEPAVVRNDPAVIEAYLGNE; this comes from the coding sequence ATGTCACATAGTATTTCCGAAGCTAACAGCAGTATTGTCTTAGAAGCAAGAGCATTGACTCGCCGCTTTGGTGGTTTAGTGGCAGTAAATAATGTATCTTTTAGTGTAAACAAACATGAGATTTTTGGACTGATTGGCCCTAATGGTGCTGGTAAAACAACACTGTTTAACTTGATTACTGCTTTTATTCCCCTTTCTAGCGGAAAATTAATTTATCAAGGTGCAGAAGTTTCCCAACTACGTCCTCATCAAATTGCTGCTTTAGGTATCGCCCGTACCTTTCAAAATATCCGCTTGTTTGGGGAATTATCGGCGTTAGAAAATGTGATAATCGCCCGACATTTACACACTAAAAGTAATATGATTACAGGTGTTTTAGGATTACCACCAGCGCCTAGTGAAGAATTAAAAACTAAGCATAAAGCTTTAGATTTATTGGATTTGGTGGGATTAAGCGATCGCGCCCACGAAAAAGCTAAAAACTTCGCTTACGGCGATCAGCGTCGGCTAGAAATTGCCCGCGCTTTGGCATTACAACCGCAAATTTTACTTCTCGACGAACCGGCGGCGGGGATGAACCCCAATGAAAAGCAGCAATTGAGTGAATTTATCCGTAGTCTGCGCGATCGCTTCAATTTGACGATCATACTTATAGAACACCATGTACCATTGGTTATGGGTTTGTGCGATCGCATTGCGGTGTTAGATTTTGGGCAATTGATTGCATTGGGTGAACCAGCAGTTGTTAGAAATGATCCGGCTGTAATTGAAGCTTATTTGGGAAATGAATGA
- a CDS encoding DUF4351 domain-containing protein yields the protein MAKVADIGSKRLINLAPDAWVKWVTQRPEVMAKEILGSEFHWISRETDVLVKAYSATHGDFLVLNELQLRYTAQMPLRMRAYAALAQERYQLPTYPVLINILPPPSTLTIVNSYEQEFLGLRAIQDYRVINLWEIDAEIVFGQPLPSLLPFVPILRGGGEVSVVKRALQALRADAQLNELESLLAFFASFVLDTPLVQQIMRWDMAVLRESPWYHEIEQRGIQQGIQQGVQQGARQQLIRVLRRRFGEIPQEVEVRIEGESVEQLENLMDSAIAVNSLDEFVSILST from the coding sequence GTGGCAAAAGTAGCAGATATTGGTAGCAAACGACTAATTAATTTAGCTCCCGATGCATGGGTAAAGTGGGTGACACAGCGTCCTGAAGTCATGGCGAAAGAAATTCTTGGCTCTGAGTTTCATTGGATTAGCCGGGAAACAGATGTGTTGGTGAAAGCATACAGTGCTACTCACGGAGATTTTCTGGTACTTAATGAACTACAGTTGCGTTACACGGCACAGATGCCTCTACGGATGAGAGCTTATGCTGCCTTAGCACAAGAACGCTATCAATTGCCAACTTACCCAGTACTGATCAACATTTTACCGCCCCCATCTACCTTAACTATTGTCAATAGTTACGAGCAGGAATTTTTGGGATTACGTGCTATCCAAGATTATCGCGTGATTAATTTGTGGGAAATCGATGCTGAAATAGTTTTTGGGCAACCACTCCCATCCTTATTACCCTTTGTGCCAATCCTGCGAGGAGGGGGAGAAGTATCAGTTGTAAAACGCGCATTGCAGGCGCTACGAGCAGATGCACAATTGAACGAGTTAGAATCATTGCTGGCATTTTTTGCTAGCTTTGTGTTAGATACGCCTTTAGTGCAACAAATCATGAGGTGGGATATGGCAGTATTGCGAGAATCGCCTTGGTATCACGAAATTGAACAAAGAGGTATTCAGCAAGGTATTCAGCAAGGTGTTCAACAGGGTGCGCGACAGCAGTTAATCCGAGTATTGCGACGACGCTTTGGCGAAATTCCCCAAGAGGTAGAAGTAAGGATTGAGGGCGAAAGTGTGGAACAATTAGAGAACTTAATGGATAGCGCGATCGCAGTGAATTCTTTAGACGAATTTGTGAGTATTTTGTCTACATAA
- a CDS encoding ABC transporter ATP-binding protein: protein MKSDSRPDYTILEIQELDVNYGGIQALKKINLIIQKGEVVTLIGANGAGKTTTLRAISKVVNPKNGVIIYNGHNINRRQIHEVVQLGIAHCPEGRRVLARQTVLDNLLLGAYIRSNQAEIKADIQRQFELFPRLSQRRNQLAGTLSGGEQQMLAIARAVMSKPQLLLLDEPSLGLAPAIVREIFSIIENLRATGVTILLVEQNANLALQIADRGYVLEAGSITLTGAASELISDERVKKAYLG, encoded by the coding sequence ATGAAATCCGATAGCAGACCAGACTATACAATTTTAGAAATTCAAGAACTTGATGTTAATTATGGCGGCATCCAAGCTTTAAAAAAGATTAATTTAATTATTCAAAAAGGCGAGGTAGTTACTCTAATTGGTGCTAATGGTGCGGGTAAAACTACTACACTCCGTGCCATATCTAAAGTAGTTAATCCTAAGAATGGCGTAATTATCTATAATGGACATAATATTAACCGTCGCCAAATTCACGAAGTTGTTCAACTTGGTATTGCCCATTGCCCTGAAGGACGCAGAGTATTAGCGCGGCAAACAGTATTGGATAATTTACTTTTGGGTGCTTATATTCGCTCTAATCAAGCAGAGATAAAAGCAGATATTCAACGCCAATTTGAGCTATTTCCACGCTTGTCACAAAGACGCAATCAACTAGCAGGAACCCTCAGTGGTGGTGAACAACAAATGTTAGCGATCGCTCGTGCTGTAATGAGTAAACCACAACTCTTACTTTTAGACGAACCTAGCTTAGGTTTAGCACCTGCGATCGTCCGGGAAATCTTCTCTATTATTGAAAATCTCCGGGCTACAGGCGTGACTATTCTATTAGTTGAGCAAAACGCAAATTTGGCGCTACAAATTGCCGATCGCGGTTATGTTTTAGAAGCTGGTTCTATTACTTTAACGGGTGCTGCATCAGAATTGATTAGTGATGAACGAGTTAAAAAAGCTTATTTAGGGTGA
- a CDS encoding type II toxin-antitoxin system Phd/YefM family antitoxin, producing the protein MNWISVDEIKRDLLGYLQRVEAGETLVIIRGGKPIAEIKPTVKAPGLSRPFGLCAGEFIVPDDFDEPLPDNIISEFEGK; encoded by the coding sequence ATGAACTGGATTAGTGTCGATGAAATAAAACGTGACTTATTAGGCTACCTTCAGCGCGTTGAAGCTGGGGAAACTCTTGTAATTATACGTGGTGGAAAGCCAATTGCTGAAATTAAACCGACGGTAAAAGCACCTGGTCTCTCTAGACCATTCGGACTCTGTGCAGGAGAGTTTATTGTACCCGATGATTTTGATGAGCCACTGCCAGATAATATTATAAGTGAGTTTGAGGGTAAATGA
- a CDS encoding type II toxin-antitoxin system VapC family toxin: MKLLLDTHIFLWFISSDHRLSNTFIEIIRNTDNDVYLSIISIWEATIKYQLGKLPLPQSPEIYLPIQRERHLITSLPLTENSVVQLSKLPNIHRDPFDRMLICQALQHDLIIVTVDDAIRAYPVKILNDI; encoded by the coding sequence ATGAAACTCCTACTAGATACCCATATTTTCCTCTGGTTTATTAGTAGCGATCACCGTTTATCAAATACGTTTATAGAGATTATTCGTAATACTGATAATGATGTATATCTAAGTATAATTTCTATTTGGGAAGCAACCATCAAGTATCAATTAGGCAAATTACCTTTACCTCAATCACCTGAGATTTATCTGCCGATACAGCGTGAGCGGCATTTGATTACTAGTCTTCCTTTAACAGAGAATAGTGTTGTACAACTTAGCAAGCTTCCTAATATCCATCGCGATCCGTTTGACCGAATGCTAATTTGTCAAGCTTTGCAGCATGACCTTATTATTGTGACTGTCGATGATGCAATTCGTGCTTACCCAGTTAAAATTTTAAACGATATATGA
- a CDS encoding endonuclease NucS domain-containing protein, with protein sequence MNLIKTGNSWKFATEADLEDFVWANLKELFGLIPLKRQYYVNGQICDILALRENKQLVVLELKNAEDRYIVQQLTRYYDALQEVKPLEDEIDYQQPIGLIAIKPNFHRDNYIDKKYHHLSIDFFEFTILVDEFNYYFQIKNLDLDNEKILKIEIPHQNRERNEDIPPPSRGLLNHLDKCSSEQQEGILKIRQKVLNFDKRMEEISSAVSLRYGNGNSKTSKFCAEFYFDSKGVPIIFLWLGLKNNSSDRISRARIWTDWQDNALLEGYVPSGIGVKMNLSKKTLSNRVKIMNEIVANKGSKDHKGYKSMNQHHKDRNRIAKKLNNSEPLTYEERQLLEIDANEFTLVIGGGRLNTYKFDHYDSLNGLVDVALEKWLKKL encoded by the coding sequence GTGAATTTAATAAAAACGGGTAATAGTTGGAAATTTGCGACTGAAGCTGATTTAGAAGATTTTGTCTGGGCAAATTTAAAGGAACTTTTCGGGTTAATTCCGCTAAAGCGACAATATTATGTTAATGGTCAAATTTGCGACATTTTAGCATTGAGGGAAAATAAACAGTTAGTAGTGTTGGAATTGAAAAATGCTGAAGATAGATATATTGTTCAGCAGCTAACTCGATATTATGACGCTTTACAGGAAGTAAAACCTTTAGAAGACGAAATAGATTATCAGCAACCTATTGGTTTAATAGCAATTAAGCCTAATTTTCATAGAGATAATTATATAGATAAAAAATATCATCATTTATCTATTGATTTTTTTGAATTTACAATTTTAGTAGATGAATTTAACTATTACTTCCAGATAAAAAACTTAGATTTAGATAATGAAAAAATTTTAAAAATAGAAATTCCTCATCAGAACAGAGAGAGAAATGAAGATATACCTCCACCTTCTAGAGGGCTGCTGAATCATCTAGATAAATGCTCTTCTGAACAACAAGAAGGAATATTAAAAATTCGTCAAAAGGTTCTTAATTTTGATAAACGGATGGAAGAAATTTCTTCTGCTGTTAGTTTACGATATGGAAATGGTAATAGTAAAACAAGTAAATTCTGCGCTGAGTTTTACTTTGATAGTAAAGGAGTACCAATTATATTTTTATGGTTAGGTTTAAAAAATAATAGTAGCGATCGCATAAGTAGAGCAAGGATTTGGACAGATTGGCAAGACAATGCTTTGTTAGAGGGATATGTACCAAGTGGAATTGGTGTAAAGATGAATTTATCCAAAAAGACACTTTCAAATAGAGTAAAAATAATGAATGAAATAGTAGCAAATAAAGGTTCTAAGGATCATAAAGGATATAAAAGCATGAACCAACATCATAAAGATAGAAATAGAATAGCTAAGAAACTTAATAACTCGGAACCTTTAACATACGAGGAGAGGCAATTACTAGAAATTGATGCAAATGAATTTACTCTTGTTATCGGAGGTGGAAGACTTAATACATATAAATTTGATCACTATGATTCTCTAAATGGATTAGTTGATGTAGCTTTAGAAAAATGGCTAAAAAAGCTTTAA
- a CDS encoding histidine phosphatase family protein, whose amino-acid sequence MSQIVWIARHANRLDFVNPDWFLTAERRYDPPLSDDGMVQAQQLAKRLKGENIGHIFASPFLRTVQTANAVAEMLKLPIKLETGLSEWLNPVWMTEEPVRLSTPALAKLFPRIDTSYTSRIAAKYPETHEKVRERSGQTARCLASEFFPEDILLVAHGASVLGAAMGLVGEIAKTEVKASLCSLVKVVRQEPEWLLELTGDTSHLTHIEEVIRFA is encoded by the coding sequence ATGAGTCAAATAGTCTGGATAGCAAGACACGCTAACCGCCTCGATTTCGTAAACCCTGATTGGTTTCTCACCGCCGAACGACGCTACGATCCACCTTTGTCTGATGATGGTATGGTGCAGGCACAGCAGTTAGCTAAACGATTAAAAGGAGAAAATATTGGCCATATTTTCGCTTCTCCTTTCCTGCGAACCGTACAAACGGCAAATGCAGTTGCAGAAATGCTCAAGTTACCAATTAAACTCGAAACAGGTTTGAGTGAATGGCTAAATCCAGTTTGGATGACGGAAGAACCCGTAAGACTGTCAACTCCAGCTTTAGCGAAGTTATTCCCCAGAATTGACACTAGCTATACTTCGCGCATCGCCGCTAAATATCCTGAAACTCACGAAAAAGTGCGAGAACGTTCTGGGCAAACTGCGAGATGTTTAGCTAGTGAATTCTTCCCAGAGGATATCCTGCTAGTGGCACATGGTGCATCTGTGTTGGGCGCAGCAATGGGGTTAGTGGGGGAAATTGCCAAAACAGAAGTTAAGGCTTCTTTATGTTCTCTGGTAAAAGTGGTACGCCAGGAACCAGAATGGTTATTAGAACTAACGGGGGATACTTCCCATTTAACTCACATAGAAGAAGTTATTCGATTTGCTTAA
- a CDS encoding glucokinase: MTLLLAGDIGGTKTILRLVETSDSSTHTIYQESYQSADFPDLVPIVQQFLMKADTPIPEKACFAIAGPIVKNTAKLTNLVWFLDTERLEEELGIPHISLINDFAAVGYGILGLEKQDLLTLQVGKSQPEAPIGIIGAGTGLGQGFLIRQGNHYQVFPSEGGHADFAPRNEIEFQLLRYLLGKHDIQRISVERVVSGMGIVAIYQFLRDRKFAAESPHIAQIVRTWEQEAGQEEKSVDPGAAIGTAALQGSDRLSEQTLQLFIEAYGAEAGNLALKLLPYGGLYIAGGIAPKILPLIQNSGFLLNFTQKGRMRRLLEEIPVYIILNPQVGLIGAALCAARL; encoded by the coding sequence ATGACTTTGTTACTAGCAGGAGACATCGGTGGTACGAAAACTATTCTGCGATTGGTTGAAACATCAGACTCATCAACACATACTATTTATCAGGAAAGTTACCAAAGTGCTGATTTTCCCGATTTAGTACCAATTGTGCAGCAGTTTTTGATGAAAGCCGATACACCAATACCAGAAAAGGCTTGTTTTGCGATCGCAGGCCCCATTGTCAAAAATACTGCCAAACTGACCAATTTAGTCTGGTTTCTAGATACCGAACGTCTAGAAGAAGAATTGGGTATCCCGCATATTTCTTTGATTAACGACTTTGCCGCCGTTGGCTACGGCATTTTAGGTTTAGAAAAACAAGACTTGCTGACGTTGCAAGTTGGCAAATCTCAACCCGAAGCCCCTATTGGAATTATTGGTGCTGGTACTGGCTTAGGACAAGGATTTTTAATTAGACAGGGAAACCACTATCAAGTTTTTCCTTCAGAAGGTGGACACGCTGACTTTGCCCCTCGGAACGAAATCGAGTTTCAACTGTTGAGATACCTGTTGGGTAAACATGATATCCAGCGCATTTCTGTAGAACGTGTGGTTTCTGGAATGGGAATTGTGGCAATTTACCAATTTCTGCGCGATCGCAAATTTGCCGCCGAATCACCACACATTGCCCAAATCGTCAGAACTTGGGAACAAGAAGCGGGACAGGAAGAAAAAAGCGTCGATCCCGGTGCTGCCATTGGTACTGCTGCATTGCAAGGTAGCGATCGCCTTTCAGAACAAACTTTGCAATTATTTATAGAGGCTTATGGTGCAGAAGCCGGCAATCTCGCCCTGAAACTCCTACCTTATGGTGGCTTATACATCGCTGGTGGAATTGCGCCCAAAATCTTGCCCTTAATCCAAAACAGTGGTTTCTTATTAAACTTCACCCAAAAAGGTAGGATGCGCCGCCTCCTGGAAGAAATACCCGTGTATATTATCCTCAATCCACAAGTGGGGTTAATAGGTGCTGCTTTATGTGCTGCTAGGTTATAA
- a CDS encoding response regulator, which yields MILINDFCLTIGILKGVQVLVVDNDRDTRDLYAFLLQDLSANVITAGSVKEAVEILSWFIPNILICEIRFLGESIYTLLNKLNAMEAENGNHIPIMVTSTSTTGTHEQIPDVEFEKYLLKPFSLDKFVFMIFNQVEQDVAKNFCHDVVVLQ from the coding sequence ATGATTTTAATCAATGACTTTTGCTTGACAATTGGGATACTCAAAGGTGTACAAGTACTTGTTGTAGACAACGATCGCGATACTAGAGATTTGTACGCATTTTTACTCCAAGACCTGAGCGCAAATGTGATTACCGCTGGTTCGGTAAAAGAAGCTGTAGAAATCCTGAGTTGGTTCATACCCAACATCTTGATCTGTGAAATAAGGTTTTTAGGTGAGAGTATTTATACATTGCTAAATAAATTGAATGCAATGGAAGCAGAGAATGGCAATCATATCCCAATCATGGTGACTTCAACCTCTACCACAGGTACTCATGAGCAAATTCCAGATGTAGAGTTTGAAAAATATTTACTTAAACCATTTAGCCTTGATAAATTTGTTTTCATGATTTTTAATCAAGTAGAGCAAGATGTGGCAAAAAACTTTTGTCATGATGTAGTAGTTTTACAGTAG
- a CDS encoding zinc metalloprotease HtpX, with amino-acid sequence MSLQSGLDALNQKRYQEAVELLEQFCRDSVEHNSSDYLSAQMWLMKAYQATGEIEKAKALCQKLMMSENPQARSWAEQASQSLRQPSNTSQKASRAATTGMKLAMGGVGGSLALASGVTMTLLFGMVLALGLSLVFILGSDDPLQGLAIAIGITLVFNIAAFFLSPFLMDLTQSWLYQTRWVELAEVETLSPETAKVIRQVCEQKKLKAPRLGIINDQNPTAFTYGSLPNSARLVVSQGLFTYLDDDEIATVYAHELGHIVHWDFAVMTVASTLVQICYLIYSTARRFGRGGDSKIKDAMQTAGLVAYVFYIIGTYLLLYLSRTREYFADHFAAESTGNPNGLSRALVKIAYGILEEGSRTQEPSRLIEGTRALGIYDHKAAASTGTAYRITSDTQKVGRVFLWDMFNPWGWWMELNSTHPLTGKRVRALSNYAEQLGLPTEFDMGRVMAEGKTLSKSRLYGNFFLDVVLYGAETIGFFIGLVMGVILWSSSPNTGLVIGAPLIGLGIGIVVKALVMFPDYKQAPETDILTLMSDPYASPLRGQPTKLEGQLIGRGDAGYKFGSDLKIQDRSGMLYLHYASRFGPIGNFLFGMKRVQSLIGEQVGAVGWFRRGVAPWMDLIQLQSENGTIVNSYHRFWSFILGSGSIILGVVLTMFLSR; translated from the coding sequence ATGTCATTGCAATCTGGATTAGATGCCTTAAACCAAAAACGTTATCAAGAAGCGGTTGAATTACTCGAACAATTCTGCCGCGATTCTGTTGAACACAATTCCTCAGATTATCTTTCAGCACAGATGTGGCTGATGAAAGCCTATCAAGCCACAGGCGAAATCGAAAAAGCCAAGGCGCTGTGCCAAAAGTTAATGATGAGTGAAAACCCACAAGCTCGTAGTTGGGCAGAACAAGCTAGTCAATCCTTGCGCCAGCCATCTAATACCAGCCAAAAAGCTAGTCGCGCCGCTACCACTGGGATGAAATTAGCAATGGGGGGTGTGGGTGGTAGTTTAGCATTAGCTTCTGGTGTCACCATGACCTTGCTGTTTGGCATGGTCTTGGCTTTAGGTTTGAGCTTAGTATTTATTTTGGGTAGCGACGATCCACTCCAAGGGCTAGCGATCGCTATTGGTATTACGCTAGTTTTTAATATCGCCGCCTTTTTCCTCTCGCCATTCCTCATGGACTTAACCCAAAGCTGGCTTTACCAAACTCGTTGGGTAGAGTTAGCAGAAGTTGAAACCCTCAGTCCAGAGACAGCTAAAGTTATTCGCCAAGTCTGTGAACAGAAAAAGCTAAAAGCGCCTCGTTTGGGCATCATTAACGACCAAAACCCCACGGCTTTTACTTATGGTTCATTACCAAACAGCGCCCGTTTAGTAGTCAGTCAGGGACTTTTCACATACCTGGATGACGATGAAATTGCTACTGTCTACGCTCACGAACTGGGGCACATAGTCCACTGGGATTTTGCAGTCATGACAGTAGCTTCTACCTTGGTACAAATTTGCTACCTGATTTACAGCACAGCCAGAAGATTTGGGCGTGGTGGCGATAGCAAAATTAAAGATGCGATGCAAACTGCGGGTCTAGTTGCCTACGTGTTTTATATCATTGGTACTTATCTACTGCTGTACCTCTCCCGCACACGGGAATACTTTGCTGACCACTTTGCCGCCGAAAGTACAGGTAATCCCAATGGATTATCCCGCGCTTTGGTGAAGATTGCCTACGGAATATTAGAAGAAGGTTCGCGGACACAAGAACCCAGCCGTTTAATTGAAGGAACTCGCGCCTTGGGTATCTATGACCATAAAGCTGCCGCTTCCACAGGAACTGCTTACCGCATTACATCCGATACTCAAAAAGTTGGTCGCGTCTTTCTGTGGGATATGTTTAACCCTTGGGGCTGGTGGATGGAGTTAAATTCCACCCACCCCTTGACAGGCAAACGAGTTCGTGCATTAAGCAACTATGCCGAACAATTGGGTTTACCGACAGAGTTTGATATGGGGCGAGTGATGGCAGAAGGCAAAACTCTGAGTAAGAGTAGGCTTTACGGCAACTTCTTTTTAGATGTTGTATTGTACGGTGCTGAAACTATAGGTTTCTTCATTGGCTTGGTAATGGGTGTGATTCTGTGGTCAAGTTCCCCAAACACAGGTTTGGTAATTGGTGCGCCACTTATAGGCTTAGGGATCGGAATTGTGGTCAAAGCCTTGGTGATGTTCCCCGACTATAAGCAAGCACCAGAAACCGACATTCTCACCTTAATGTCAGACCCTTACGCCAGTCCGTTGCGTGGACAACCGACAAAACTTGAAGGTCAACTAATTGGTCGTGGCGACGCTGGTTATAAGTTTGGTTCCGACTTAAAAATTCAGGATCGTAGTGGAATGCTTTATTTGCATTACGCCTCACGCTTTGGCCCCATCGGCAATTTCTTGTTTGGAATGAAACGAGTTCAAAGCTTGATTGGTGAACAAGTTGGGGCTGTGGGTTGGTTCCGTCGAGGCGTTGCACCTTGGATGGATTTGATTCAACTCCAGAGTGAAAATGGCACTATTGTCAACAGTTATCATCGCTTTTGGTCATTCATTCTTGGTAGTGGATCGATTATCCTGGGAGTGGTCTTGACTATGTTTTTGAGCCGCTGA
- a CDS encoding glutamate-5-semialdehyde dehydrogenase encodes MTIFNIASPLIAIAGQTRQAASKLAILSTEAKNQALVAIAQALESARDEILQANVADCEAANAEGIPKPLYKRLQLDEHKLRDAIAGVRDVGKLADPIGKVQIHRELDTGLILKRITCPLGVLGIIFEARPEAAIQIVSLAIKSGNGVILKCGKEAVGSCEAIVKAIKQGLSHTAVNPDAVQLLTTREETLELLKLDKYVDLIIPRGSNSFVRFVQENTRIPVLGHADGICHLYIDKAADLSKAVPITVDAKAQYPAVCNAIETLLVHQSIANEFLPKVAEALQERHVELRGDKRTLKILPNIATATDIDWQTEYSDFILSIKIVDSIEDAIAHINEYGSRHTDAIITEDSNSVETFFGLVNSANIFHNCSTRFADGFRYGFGAEVGISTQQMPPRGPVGLEGLITYKYQMTGDGHIVATYAGANAKAFTHQDLV; translated from the coding sequence ATGACTATTTTTAACATTGCTTCTCCCTTAATTGCGATCGCAGGACAAACCCGCCAAGCTGCAAGTAAGCTAGCGATTCTCTCCACTGAGGCAAAAAATCAGGCTCTTGTTGCGATCGCTCAAGCTTTAGAATCAGCTAGAGATGAAATTTTACAAGCAAATGTTGCCGATTGTGAAGCTGCGAATGCCGAAGGGATTCCCAAACCACTTTATAAACGCTTGCAGTTGGATGAACATAAATTAAGAGATGCGATCGCTGGGGTACGAGATGTTGGTAAACTAGCTGATCCAATTGGTAAAGTGCAGATTCACCGCGAACTCGACACTGGTTTAATTCTCAAGCGAATTACTTGTCCTTTAGGTGTTTTGGGGATTATTTTTGAAGCCCGTCCAGAGGCGGCGATTCAAATTGTTTCTTTAGCAATCAAATCAGGAAACGGTGTAATCCTCAAATGTGGAAAAGAAGCTGTAGGTTCTTGTGAGGCAATAGTTAAAGCAATTAAGCAGGGATTATCTCATACTGCTGTTAACCCTGATGCTGTACAGTTGCTGACAACCAGAGAAGAAACTTTAGAACTTTTGAAGTTAGATAAATATGTAGATTTAATTATTCCTAGAGGTTCTAATTCCTTTGTGCGGTTTGTGCAAGAAAATACGCGAATTCCGGTATTAGGTCACGCCGATGGAATTTGTCATCTTTATATAGATAAAGCCGCCGATCTTTCTAAAGCAGTTCCAATTACCGTTGATGCCAAAGCCCAATATCCTGCTGTTTGTAATGCAATTGAAACTTTGCTAGTTCACCAATCAATTGCTAACGAATTTTTACCCAAAGTTGCTGAGGCTTTGCAAGAACGCCATGTAGAATTAAGAGGTGATAAACGCACCTTAAAAATTTTACCGAACATTGCAACGGCAACAGACATAGACTGGCAAACAGAATATAGCGATTTTATTTTGTCGATAAAGATTGTAGACTCTATAGAAGATGCGATCGCGCATATTAACGAATATGGTTCTCGTCATACCGACGCGATTATTACTGAAGATTCAAACTCTGTTGAAACTTTCTTTGGATTGGTGAATTCAGCTAATATATTCCACAATTGTTCTACCCGATTTGCTGATGGTTTCCGCTATGGTTTCGGTGCAGAAGTAGGGATTAGTACACAACAAATGCCTCCCCGTGGCCCCGTTGGTTTAGAAGGATTAATCACATACAAATATCAAATGACTGGCGATGGTCATATTGTAGCTACTTACGCTGGGGCTAATGCTAAAGCTTTTACTCATCAAGATTTAGTGTAA
- the menA gene encoding 2-carboxy-1,4-naphthoquinone phytyltransferase yields MTTKQILYPNTKLWMAAIKPPMYSVAIMPIWVGTAVAYAETKIFNGTVFSTFVAAAILILAWENISNDVFDSETGIDKNKHHSLVNLTDNKPLIFWIGNLCLGLGLLGILAIAFWQQDLTVIGIILLCCGLGYTYQGPPFRLGYQGLGEILCFFAFGPLAVEAAYYSQTQTWSMTSLSASVIVGIATTLVLFCSHFHQVKDDIAAGKRSPIVRLGTQKGAQLLIWFTSSIYALTLLFVLLQISPPWTLLSWVSLPFAVKLCRHVQENHNQPDKVSNCKFIAVAVHFWACLLFGLGFIL; encoded by the coding sequence ATGACTACCAAGCAAATTTTATATCCCAACACTAAGTTATGGATGGCAGCAATTAAACCGCCAATGTACAGCGTTGCCATTATGCCCATTTGGGTAGGAACAGCAGTAGCTTATGCAGAAACTAAAATATTTAATGGAACAGTATTTTCTACTTTTGTAGCTGCCGCAATTTTAATTCTTGCCTGGGAAAATATCAGTAATGATGTCTTTGATTCCGAAACAGGAATTGATAAAAATAAGCACCATTCTCTGGTGAATTTAACAGACAATAAGCCATTAATATTTTGGATAGGAAATTTGTGTTTAGGTTTGGGGTTGCTGGGCATATTAGCGATCGCCTTTTGGCAACAAGACCTAACTGTTATCGGTATAATACTGCTGTGCTGCGGTTTAGGCTATACGTACCAAGGGCCTCCCTTTCGCTTAGGATATCAGGGTTTAGGCGAGATTCTTTGCTTTTTTGCCTTTGGCCCCTTAGCAGTTGAGGCAGCATATTACAGCCAAACCCAAACTTGGTCAATGACAAGTTTATCAGCCTCAGTGATTGTCGGGATTGCCACAACCTTAGTTTTGTTCTGCTCCCACTTTCACCAAGTTAAGGATGACATAGCCGCAGGTAAGCGATCGCCTATCGTCCGTCTAGGAACCCAAAAAGGGGCGCAACTCTTAATTTGGTTTACTAGTAGCATTTATGCCCTTACTTTGTTGTTTGTACTATTGCAAATTTCTCCACCCTGGACGTTATTGAGTTGGGTGAGTTTACCCTTTGCTGTCAAATTATGCCGCCATGTGCAAGAAAATCACAACCAGCCAGACAAAGTTAGTAACTGTAAATTTATCGCCGTAGCCGTGCATTTCTGGGCTTGCTTGCTTTTTGGACTGGGATTTATACTTTAG